The proteins below are encoded in one region of Metabacillus dongyingensis:
- the purC gene encoding phosphoribosylaminoimidazolesuccinocarboxamide synthase yields the protein MQKLNLLYEGKAKQIYRTNEDAVLLVSYKNSATAFNGEKKAEIEGKGRLNNEISTLLFEKLAENGIESHFIKRLSQTEQLVKEVSIVPLEVVVRNIMAGSLSKRLGIEEGTPLKTPIVEFYYKNDDLGDPLITEDHIELLEAATIEQVQQLKEAALKVNQVLISHFKNCGIRLVDFKLEFGLTKDGTLLLADEISPDTCRLWDEKTNEKFDKDVFRRDIGSLTDAYSEILNRLGGETACTK from the coding sequence ATTCAAAAGTTGAACCTGCTTTATGAAGGCAAGGCGAAGCAAATTTACCGCACGAATGAAGATGCTGTTTTGCTGGTTTCATATAAAAACTCTGCAACAGCGTTTAATGGTGAGAAGAAAGCCGAAATCGAAGGAAAAGGCCGTTTAAATAATGAAATCTCGACGCTGCTGTTTGAAAAACTCGCCGAGAACGGCATTGAGAGTCATTTCATTAAAAGACTTTCCCAAACGGAGCAGCTTGTAAAAGAGGTTTCGATTGTGCCGCTTGAGGTCGTTGTCCGGAACATCATGGCAGGAAGTCTTTCAAAGCGACTTGGAATAGAGGAAGGAACACCGCTTAAAACTCCAATTGTAGAATTCTATTATAAAAATGATGATTTAGGTGATCCTCTGATTACAGAAGATCACATTGAACTCCTTGAAGCTGCAACGATAGAGCAGGTGCAGCAGCTGAAGGAAGCGGCTTTAAAAGTGAATCAAGTCTTGATCAGCCACTTTAAAAACTGCGGCATCCGTTTGGTCGACTTCAAATTGGAATTTGGTTTAACAAAGGATGGCACACTGCTTTTAGCGGATGAGATTTCGCCTGATACGTGCCGGTTATGGGATGAAAAAACGAATGAGAAGTTTGATAAAGATGTTTTCCGCCGTGATATCGGCAGCTTAACAGATGCATACTCAGAAATTTTAAATCGTTTAGGAGGAGAAACAGCATGTACAAAGTAA
- the purS gene encoding phosphoribosylformylglycinamidine synthase subunit PurS — MYKVKVFVTLRESVLDPQGSAVQHALHSMNYKEVNDVRIGKYMELTIEKTERDLDTTVREMCEKLLANTVIEDYRYEVEEVVAQ, encoded by the coding sequence ATGTACAAAGTAAAGGTATTCGTTACACTCAGAGAAAGCGTTCTTGATCCACAGGGAAGCGCGGTACAGCACGCATTGCACAGCATGAACTACAAAGAGGTTAACGATGTTCGAATCGGAAAGTACATGGAGCTTACGATTGAAAAGACTGAGCGTGACCTGGACACGACGGTTCGTGAAATGTGCGAAAAGCTGCTTGCAAACACGGTCATTGAAGATTACCGCTATGAGGTGGAGGAGGTTGTCGCACAGTGA
- the purQ gene encoding phosphoribosylformylglycinamidine synthase subunit PurQ: MKFAVIVFPGSNCDIDMFHAIKDELGEEAEYVWHDETDLSRFDGILLPGGFSYGDYLRSGAIARFANVMKEVVKAAEEGKPVLGVCNGFQILLEAGLLPGAMKRNENLKFMCRPTNLIVQNEKTMFTSAYEKEQVISVPIAHGEGNYYCDELTLERLRENNQIVFTYENNPNGSLEDIAGIVNERGNVLGMMPHPERAVDALLGSADGLNLFKSIVKNWRESHVTTA, translated from the coding sequence GTGAAATTCGCCGTCATCGTTTTTCCGGGATCAAACTGTGATATCGATATGTTCCACGCTATCAAGGATGAGCTTGGGGAAGAAGCAGAGTACGTTTGGCATGATGAAACAGATCTAAGCCGTTTTGACGGCATTCTTCTTCCGGGAGGATTTTCATACGGGGACTATCTTCGCTCTGGCGCCATCGCGCGTTTTGCAAATGTTATGAAGGAAGTTGTCAAAGCTGCTGAAGAAGGCAAGCCTGTTCTTGGTGTATGCAACGGGTTTCAAATTTTACTTGAAGCAGGCTTATTGCCGGGTGCAATGAAGCGCAATGAAAACTTGAAATTCATGTGCCGTCCGACAAATCTTATTGTTCAAAATGAGAAAACAATGTTCACTTCTGCCTATGAAAAAGAGCAGGTCATCTCTGTTCCGATCGCGCATGGTGAAGGAAACTACTATTGTGATGAGCTGACTTTAGAAAGATTAAGAGAAAACAATCAAATCGTCTTCACATATGAAAACAATCCAAATGGAAGTTTGGAAGATATCGCAGGAATCGTAAATGAGCGCGGAAATGTTCTTGGAATGATGCCTCATCCTGAACGTGCAGTTGATGCACTGCTTGGAAGCGCGGATGGACTGAACCTATTTAAATCGATCGTGAAAAACTGGAGGGAATCTCATGTCACTACTGCTTGA
- the purL gene encoding phosphoribosylformylglycinamidine synthase subunit PurL, with protein MSLLLEPTQQMIKEEKIYRQMGVSDDEFSMIEKIMGRLPNYTELGIFSVMWSEHCSYKNSKPVLKKFPTTGEHVLQGPGEGAGIVDIGDEQAVVFKIESHNHPSAIEPYQGAATGVGGIIRDVFSMGARPIALLNSLRFGELTSPRVRYLFEEVVAGIAGYGNCIGIPTVGGEIQFDPSYDGNPLVNAMCVGLINHEDIKKGVAKGIGNTVMYVGAKTGRDGIHGATFASEELTDASDEKRPAVQVGDPFMEKLLLEACLEVIKCDALVGIQDMGAAGLTSSTAEMASKAGSGIEMNLDLVPQREAGMTPYEMMLSESQERMVLVVERGREKEITDIFDKYELEAKAIGVVTDDKMLRLLHNGEVVVEIPVDALAEEAPVYHKPSAEPAYYKEFQEMEASTPEASDLKETLVNLLKQPTIASKEWVYDQYDYMVRTNTVVAPGSDAAVLRIRDTNKALAMTTDCNSRYLYLDPEVGGMIAVAEAARNIVCSGGRPLAVTDCLNFGNPEKPEIFWQIEKAADGMSEACRVLNSPVIGGNVSLYNETNGTAVYPTPVIGMVGLIEDTKYITTQSFKAAGDLIYLIGETKNEFGGSELQKMVHGKIFGKAPEMDLGVEAERQAQLSAAIRAGLVSSAHDVAEGGLAVAAAESTFGTNGLGASITVNGEAVAALFSETQSRFIVTVKPEHQTAFEELTDGALIGSVTEDAAFTVKNETGEILIKSKVNELETAWRGAIPCLLKSED; from the coding sequence ATGTCACTACTGCTTGAACCAACACAGCAAATGATTAAAGAAGAGAAAATCTACCGTCAAATGGGCGTTAGTGATGATGAGTTTTCAATGATTGAAAAGATTATGGGACGCTTGCCGAATTATACAGAGCTAGGTATTTTCTCTGTCATGTGGTCGGAGCATTGCAGCTATAAAAATTCCAAGCCTGTTTTAAAGAAGTTCCCGACTACCGGCGAGCATGTTCTTCAAGGACCTGGTGAAGGTGCTGGGATCGTTGATATTGGAGACGAGCAGGCAGTTGTGTTTAAAATCGAAAGCCACAATCACCCTTCTGCGATAGAACCTTATCAAGGTGCAGCAACAGGCGTAGGCGGAATCATCCGTGATGTCTTTTCAATGGGAGCGCGTCCTATCGCTCTATTAAACTCTTTGCGCTTCGGGGAATTAACATCTCCACGCGTCCGTTATTTGTTTGAAGAAGTTGTTGCAGGTATTGCCGGCTACGGAAACTGCATCGGTATTCCAACTGTTGGAGGAGAGATCCAGTTTGATCCTTCTTATGATGGAAATCCGCTTGTAAATGCGATGTGTGTCGGGTTAATCAACCATGAAGATATTAAAAAAGGTGTGGCAAAAGGAATTGGCAATACCGTGATGTATGTTGGCGCTAAAACAGGCCGCGACGGCATTCACGGCGCTACATTTGCATCAGAGGAACTGACAGATGCATCAGATGAAAAACGCCCTGCTGTACAAGTAGGAGATCCGTTTATGGAAAAGCTTTTGCTTGAAGCTTGTCTAGAGGTTATAAAATGCGATGCTCTTGTTGGCATTCAGGACATGGGAGCAGCAGGACTTACAAGCTCGACTGCTGAAATGGCGAGCAAAGCGGGTTCAGGCATCGAGATGAATTTAGATTTAGTACCTCAGCGAGAAGCAGGAATGACACCTTATGAAATGATGCTCTCTGAATCACAGGAGCGTATGGTATTAGTCGTTGAACGAGGCCGTGAAAAAGAAATCACCGACATTTTTGACAAATATGAGCTTGAAGCAAAAGCAATCGGGGTTGTAACAGATGATAAAATGCTCCGACTTCTCCATAATGGCGAGGTAGTTGTAGAAATTCCGGTAGATGCACTTGCTGAAGAAGCACCGGTCTACCATAAGCCTTCTGCAGAGCCGGCTTATTATAAAGAGTTTCAGGAGATGGAAGCGAGCACGCCTGAAGCAAGTGACTTGAAGGAAACTCTAGTAAACCTTTTAAAACAGCCTACAATTGCCAGCAAAGAATGGGTTTATGATCAATATGACTACATGGTCCGCACAAATACGGTTGTAGCACCTGGCTCAGACGCAGCTGTTCTTCGTATTCGCGATACAAATAAAGCACTTGCGATGACAACAGACTGCAACTCAAGATATCTTTACCTCGATCCTGAGGTTGGCGGAATGATTGCCGTTGCAGAGGCAGCACGCAATATCGTCTGTTCAGGCGGAAGACCGCTGGCTGTGACAGACTGCCTGAACTTTGGAAATCCTGAGAAGCCAGAGATTTTCTGGCAAATCGAAAAAGCAGCCGATGGAATGAGTGAAGCGTGCCGTGTGCTGAATTCACCGGTTATTGGCGGAAACGTATCGCTTTATAATGAAACAAACGGTACAGCTGTTTATCCGACACCTGTAATTGGGATGGTTGGTTTAATTGAAGATACAAAATACATCACAACACAATCCTTCAAAGCTGCAGGCGACCTGATCTACTTGATCGGCGAAACGAAAAATGAATTTGGCGGCAGTGAGCTGCAAAAAATGGTTCACGGCAAGATATTCGGCAAAGCACCTGAAATGGATCTTGGAGTTGAAGCAGAGCGTCAGGCACAATTATCTGCAGCCATCCGCGCAGGATTAGTATCCTCTGCACATGACGTAGCTGAAGGCGGCTTGGCAGTAGCAGCTGCAGAAAGCACATTCGGTACAAACGGACTTGGCGCAAGTATCACAGTAAATGGCGAAGCAGTTGCTGCGCTGTTCAGTGAAACGCAGTCCCGTTTTATCGTGACAGTAAAGCCTGAACACCAAACAGCTTTTGAAGAATTGACAGATGGTGCGTTAATCGGAAGCGTAACAGAAGATGCAGCATTCACTGTGAAAAACGAAACAGGCGAAATTTTAATTAAATCGAAGGTCAACGAGCTTGAAACAGCTTGGAGAGGAGCGATTCCATGCTTGCTGAAATCAGAGGATTAA
- the purF gene encoding amidophosphoribosyltransferase encodes MLAEIRGLNEECGVFGIWGHSESPQITYYGLHSLQHRGQEGAGIVSTDGKKLTCVKGQGLITEVFSGGRLNDIKGKGAIGHVRYATAGGGGFENVQPLLFRSESGGLALAHNGNLVNANGLKHQLENQGSIFQSTSDTEVLAHLIKRSGYSSMKDKIKNALTMIKGAYAFLIMTETEMMVALDPNGLRPLSIGMLGDSYVVASETCAFDIIGAEYLREVEPGELLIINDEGLQSERFSMNVNRAICSMEYIYFSRPDSNIDGINVHTARKNLGKRMAIEAPFEADVVTGVPDSSISAAIGYAEASGIPYELGLIKNRYVGRTFIQPSQSLREQGVKMKLSAVRGVVEGKRVVMVDDSIVRGTTSRRIVNMLRDAGATEVHVCITSPPISNPCFYGIDTSSTEELIAASHSVEEIREIIGADTLTFLSVEGLLEGIGRPYEGERRGQCLACFTGKYPTEIYPDTELPHEKEEVLTK; translated from the coding sequence ATGCTTGCTGAAATCAGAGGATTAAATGAAGAGTGCGGAGTGTTTGGTATTTGGGGACACTCCGAATCTCCGCAAATCACATATTACGGCTTGCATAGTCTGCAGCACCGCGGGCAAGAGGGTGCTGGAATTGTCTCGACTGACGGGAAGAAGCTGACTTGTGTAAAAGGCCAGGGCCTGATCACAGAAGTATTCAGCGGAGGCCGTTTGAATGATATTAAAGGAAAAGGAGCCATCGGCCACGTTCGCTATGCGACGGCTGGGGGAGGCGGATTTGAAAATGTTCAGCCGCTTCTTTTCCGTTCTGAAAGCGGCGGCCTGGCTCTTGCTCATAATGGTAACTTAGTAAATGCAAATGGCCTTAAGCATCAGCTTGAAAATCAGGGAAGTATTTTTCAGTCAACATCAGATACAGAAGTACTTGCTCACTTAATTAAGAGAAGCGGATACTCCTCAATGAAGGATAAAATTAAAAATGCGCTGACGATGATCAAAGGAGCTTATGCCTTTTTAATCATGACGGAAACGGAAATGATGGTGGCGCTTGATCCGAACGGTCTTCGCCCATTATCTATCGGCATGCTTGGAGACTCTTATGTTGTCGCATCTGAAACATGTGCTTTTGACATTATCGGTGCCGAATATCTGCGTGAGGTTGAGCCCGGAGAGCTTTTAATCATCAATGATGAAGGACTTCAATCAGAGCGCTTTTCAATGAACGTTAACCGAGCGATCTGCAGCATGGAATACATTTATTTTTCAAGACCTGACAGCAACATCGACGGCATCAATGTTCATACAGCACGCAAAAACCTCGGAAAACGCATGGCAATTGAAGCGCCATTTGAAGCAGATGTTGTCACAGGTGTGCCGGATTCAAGTATTTCAGCAGCGATTGGGTATGCAGAAGCATCAGGTATTCCTTATGAACTTGGATTAATCAAAAACCGTTATGTCGGCAGAACGTTCATCCAGCCTTCTCAGTCTCTCAGAGAGCAAGGTGTAAAAATGAAGCTGTCTGCAGTAAGAGGCGTTGTTGAAGGTAAACGCGTTGTCATGGTTGATGACTCCATCGTGCGCGGTACTACGAGCCGCAGAATCGTCAATATGCTGAGAGATGCGGGAGCAACGGAAGTGCATGTCTGCATTACGTCACCTCCGATCAGCAATCCGTGCTTCTACGGAATTGATACATCATCAACAGAAGAGTTGATTGCAGCAAGCCATTCAGTGGAAGAAATCCGCGAAATTATTGGTGCTGACACGCTGACTTTCTTAAGTGTGGAAGGGCTGCTTGAAGGAATTGGACGCCCTTATGAAGGAGAGCGCCGCGGACAATGTTTAGCTTGTTTTACTGGTAAATATCCGACAGAAATTTATCCGGATACAGAATTGCCGCATGAAAAGGAAGAAGTGCTGACGAAATAA
- the purM gene encoding phosphoribosylformylglycinamidine cyclo-ligase, with amino-acid sequence MSNAYKQAGVDIEAGYEAVSRMKKHVAKTMRKGVMGSLGGFGGMFDLSELNYKQPVLVSGTDGVGTKLKLAFLMDQHDTIGIDAVAMCVNDILAQGAEPLFFLDYLALGKAEPVKIEQIVKGVADGCEQSGCALVGGETAEMPGLYDGDEYDIAGFAVGAVEKEEIVTGENIRAGHVLIGLSSSGLHSNGFSLVRKILLEDNGLSLKEKVEPLQHSLGEELLRPTKIYVKPVLEVLKKYKVDGMAHITGGGFIENIPRMLPEGLGAEIDYGSWPIPPVFDLLQEKGTLSQEEMFNIFNMGIGFVLAVDYKQMHNVINEIEKHGEKAYIIGRVKDGQGVTFGGGSLT; translated from the coding sequence ATGTCAAACGCATACAAGCAGGCAGGCGTTGATATAGAAGCAGGCTATGAAGCCGTTTCGCGAATGAAAAAGCATGTAGCTAAAACAATGAGAAAAGGCGTCATGGGAAGCCTCGGCGGATTTGGCGGCATGTTCGATCTTTCAGAGCTGAATTACAAACAGCCGGTCCTCGTATCAGGTACAGATGGTGTAGGCACAAAGCTTAAGCTTGCATTCCTGATGGATCAGCATGATACGATCGGGATAGATGCAGTTGCGATGTGTGTAAATGATATTCTTGCACAGGGAGCAGAGCCATTATTCTTCCTCGACTATTTGGCGCTTGGAAAAGCAGAGCCTGTTAAGATCGAGCAGATCGTCAAAGGTGTCGCAGACGGCTGTGAGCAGTCAGGCTGTGCTTTGGTTGGCGGAGAAACAGCCGAAATGCCTGGTTTATATGACGGGGACGAATATGATATCGCAGGCTTTGCTGTTGGCGCTGTTGAAAAAGAAGAGATTGTCACAGGAGAGAATATCCGTGCAGGTCATGTATTAATCGGACTTTCCTCAAGCGGTTTGCACAGCAATGGCTTCTCATTGGTACGCAAAATTTTGCTTGAAGATAACGGTCTTTCATTAAAAGAGAAAGTTGAACCGCTTCAGCACTCGCTTGGAGAGGAATTGCTCCGTCCGACAAAGATTTATGTGAAGCCTGTATTAGAAGTTTTGAAAAAGTATAAGGTAGATGGCATGGCCCACATTACGGGCGGCGGATTTATAGAAAACATCCCGAGAATGCTCCCTGAAGGATTAGGGGCTGAAATCGATTACGGCTCATGGCCGATTCCTCCTGTCTTTGATTTGCTTCAGGAAAAAGGGACGCTCAGCCAGGAAGAAATGTTTAACATCTTTAACATGGGCATCGGATTTGTATTAGCGGTTGATTATAAGCAGATGCACAATGTCATCAATGAGATTGAAAAGCATGGAGAGAAGGCTTATATTATCGGACGCGTGAAGGATGGCCAGGGCGTCACATTTGGCGGAGGCTCTCTCACATGA
- the purN gene encoding phosphoribosylglycinamide formyltransferase yields the protein MMKIAVFASGTGSNFQAIIDEVKSGRLAAEIALLVCDRPGAKVAERAEKENIPVFQFSPKEFKNKEAFETIILNQLKQYNVSYVVLAGYMRLIGDTLLTAFPENIINLHPSLLPSFPGKDAIGQAFDAGVKVTGITIHFVDAGMDTGPIIAQKALEVEESDTLETLSAKIHKLEHTYYPHVLNTLFQKRELEV from the coding sequence ATGATGAAAATAGCGGTATTTGCTTCTGGAACGGGCTCAAATTTTCAGGCTATCATAGATGAAGTGAAGAGCGGAAGACTGGCAGCGGAAATTGCGCTTCTTGTTTGCGACAGACCGGGAGCAAAAGTCGCTGAACGCGCTGAAAAAGAAAACATCCCTGTCTTTCAGTTTTCACCGAAGGAATTTAAAAATAAGGAAGCATTTGAAACCATCATCCTAAATCAATTGAAGCAGTATAACGTTTCTTATGTAGTGCTCGCAGGATATATGAGGCTGATTGGAGATACCCTGCTCACTGCTTTTCCTGAGAATATCATCAATCTGCATCCTTCTTTGCTGCCGTCGTTTCCAGGCAAGGATGCGATCGGCCAGGCTTTTGACGCAGGAGTGAAAGTAACAGGGATTACGATTCACTTTGTAGATGCAGGCATGGATACTGGCCCGATTATTGCTCAAAAGGCGCTTGAAGTAGAAGAGTCTGACACTTTAGAAACGTTATCTGCAAAGATTCATAAGCTCGAGCACACATACTATCCGCACGTACTAAATACCCTTTTCCAAAAAAGAGAGCTAGAGGTGTAA
- the purH gene encoding bifunctional phosphoribosylaminoimidazolecarboxamide formyltransferase/IMP cyclohydrolase yields the protein MTIKRALVSVSNKDGIIPFVTELVEQGIEVISTGGTKSLLQQNGVKVTGISEVTGFPEIMDGRVKTLHPNIHGGLLAVRSNPDHMKQLEENSILPIDLVVVNLYPFKETISKQDVTFDDAIENIDIGGPTMLRSAAKNHQDVAVVVDPADYAEVLEQIKSEKEVTIATKQKLAAKVFRHTASYDALIAEYLTNAVGEEDPETVTYTFEKKQSLRYGENPHQKATFYKKPLASNVSIAEAEQVHGKELSYNNIKDADAALQIVREFKQPAAVAVKHMNPCGVGTGETIFEAFTRAYEADPTSIFGGIIALNHEVDKETAHKLHEIFLEIVIAPSFDKEALEILTSKKNLRLLTLDVLGAEKQDQQITSIHGGLLVQDEDTLSFDDAKITIPTKREPTEQEWEDLKLAWKVVKHVKSNAIVLTKNQMTVGVGAGQMNRVGAAKIAIEQAGAHAEGSAMGSDAFFPMNDTVEAAAKAGVTAIIQPGGSIKDEDSIQKADEYGITMVFTGVRHFKH from the coding sequence ATGACAATCAAACGCGCACTTGTAAGTGTTTCAAATAAAGATGGCATCATTCCATTTGTAACAGAGCTTGTGGAACAAGGAATCGAAGTCATTTCAACAGGCGGAACGAAAAGCCTGCTTCAGCAAAACGGCGTCAAAGTAACAGGGATCTCAGAAGTAACTGGATTTCCTGAAATCATGGACGGCAGAGTGAAAACCCTGCATCCGAATATTCACGGCGGTCTGCTTGCTGTCCGCAGCAATCCGGATCACATGAAACAGCTTGAAGAAAACAGCATTTTGCCGATCGATCTTGTTGTCGTAAATCTTTACCCATTTAAAGAAACGATCTCAAAGCAGGACGTCACGTTTGATGATGCGATCGAAAACATCGATATCGGCGGACCGACCATGCTTCGTTCAGCGGCAAAAAATCACCAGGATGTTGCGGTTGTCGTTGATCCTGCTGACTACGCTGAAGTTCTGGAGCAGATCAAGAGCGAGAAGGAAGTTACAATTGCAACGAAGCAAAAGCTTGCTGCAAAAGTGTTCCGCCATACGGCTTCATATGACGCGCTTATCGCAGAATATTTAACGAATGCTGTAGGCGAAGAAGACCCTGAGACAGTGACTTATACATTTGAGAAAAAACAATCGCTTCGCTACGGGGAAAACCCTCACCAAAAAGCTACTTTTTACAAAAAGCCATTAGCAAGCAATGTTTCGATTGCAGAAGCGGAGCAGGTTCACGGCAAAGAGCTTTCTTACAACAACATTAAAGATGCAGATGCAGCTCTTCAAATCGTAAGAGAATTTAAGCAGCCTGCAGCTGTGGCTGTAAAACACATGAATCCATGCGGAGTCGGAACAGGCGAAACGATTTTTGAAGCATTCACGCGTGCATATGAAGCAGATCCAACTTCGATTTTCGGCGGAATCATCGCTTTAAATCATGAAGTGGATAAAGAAACAGCTCATAAATTACATGAAATCTTCCTGGAGATTGTCATTGCTCCTTCTTTCGATAAAGAAGCATTAGAGATTTTGACTTCTAAGAAAAACTTAAGACTTCTTACATTAGATGTGTTAGGTGCTGAAAAACAGGATCAGCAAATCACTTCGATTCACGGCGGTCTGCTTGTTCAGGATGAAGATACGCTTTCTTTTGATGATGCGAAAATCACAATCCCTACAAAGCGTGAACCAACTGAACAGGAGTGGGAAGACTTAAAGCTTGCATGGAAAGTCGTAAAACATGTGAAATCAAATGCAATCGTTCTTACGAAAAATCAGATGACAGTCGGTGTTGGTGCGGGTCAGATGAACCGTGTCGGTGCGGCGAAGATTGCGATTGAACAGGCAGGAGCTCATGCTGAAGGAAGTGCAATGGGATCTGATGCATTTTTCCCAATGAACGACACAGTTGAAGCAGCTGCAAAAGCAGGCGTAACAGCCATTATTCAGCCTGGCGGATCCATTAAGGATGAGGATTCCATCCAAAAAGCAGATGAATACGGCATTACGATGGTATTTACAGGAGTTAGACACTTTAAACATTAA